The following proteins are co-located in the Phocoena phocoena chromosome 1, mPhoPho1.1, whole genome shotgun sequence genome:
- the GPX7 gene encoding glutathione peroxidase 7 — protein sequence MVAGLAAAWLLLAAAACAQREQDFYDFKAVNIRGKLVSLEKYRGSVSLVVNVASECGFTDQHYRALQQLQRDLGPHHFNVLAFPCNQFGQQEPNSNKEIENFARRTYSVSFPMFSKITVTGTGAHPAFKYLIQTSGKEPTWNFWKYLVAPDGKVIGAWDPTMSVEELRPQITALVRKLILKKREDL from the exons ATGGTGGCGGGACTGGCGGCAGCATGGCTGCTCCTGGCGGCTGCGGCCTGCGCGCAGCGGGAGCAGGACTTCTACGACTTCAAGGCGGTCAACATCCGGGGCAAGTTGGTGTCTCTGGAGAAGTACCGCGGCTCG GTGTCCCTGGTGGTGAACGTGGCTAGCGAGTGTGGCTTCACAGACCAGCACTACCGGGCCCTGCAACAGCTACAGCGGGACCTGGGACCTCACCACTTCAACGTGCTTGCCTTTCCCTGCAACCAGTTTGGCCAGCAGGAGCCCAACAGCAACAAGGAGATTGAGAACTTTGCCCGCCGCACCTACAGTGTCTCTTTCCCCATGTTTAGCAAGATCACAGTCACCGGCACTGGTGCCCACCCTGCCTTCAAGTACCTGATCC AGACTTCTGGAAAGGAGCCCACCTGGAACTTCTGGAAGTACCTAGTGGCCCCAGATGGAAAGGTGATAGGGGCTTGGGACCCAACCATGTCGGTGGAGGAGTTAAGGCCCCAGATTACAGCGCTTGTGAGGAAGCTCATCCTGAAGAAGCGAGAAGACTTGTAA